The Sesamum indicum cultivar Zhongzhi No. 13 linkage group LG1, S_indicum_v1.0, whole genome shotgun sequence genome includes a window with the following:
- the LOC105163504 gene encoding zinc finger CCCH domain-containing protein 18 isoform X2, with product MADEDEERVVEEQLHFQLNEQKESLAAVLDALSSDPSNPELLSVHVELVQAIKDAEEGLFQLKRARLLREADSVLQASLSSDDVKVEPLDPTDVEAKLLVDESYSVGSKCRFRHTDGRWYNGLIVGLEGSESAKISFLTPTSESMLMCKFFQQQRCRFGSNCRLSHGIDIPLSSLKKYIPTTWEQSLVGSSIWACSDSKSGIWREAELESWDEELRICEMSDEEESDMSYEESDSSDYENDSPQGLGFLESTTLQRGVQTETAIFAKWENHTRGIASKMMANMGYREGMGLGASGQGMLDPISVRVLPPKQSLDHAVKTLEKEENKEARLKKRTRGGKRKRDKKLAAAARAAEEEEESKDVFSLINTQLAMHGQILNSSSTKKQQSKANGEAKKEDRRALLAYEDEIKNLKLQMEKLEEMANRNRKEKVVYEAALRKLNETRKALADAEEAHASTSNAVARKEKEKKWLKF from the exons ATGGCGGATGAAGACGAAGAGAGGGTTGTGGAAGAGCAGCTCCACTTCCAGCTTAACGAACAGAAGGAATCTCTCGCAGCCGTCTTGGATGCCCTCTCCTCCGACCCCTCCAACCCCGAACTTCTTTCT GTTCATGTCGAGCTTGTTCAGGCCATCAAAGATGCTGAGGAGGGGCTTTTTCAGCTGAAAAGAGCAAGGTTGCTACGAGAGGCTGACTCTGTTCTGCAAGCTTCACTGAGTTCTGATGATGTCAAGGTGGAGCCTCTGGATCCAACAGATGTTGAAGCTAAACTGCTGGTGGATGAAAGTTACTCTGTTGGATCAAAATGTAGATTCCGTCATACTGATGGACGGTGGTATAATGGCCTCATTGTTGGGTTGGAAGGTTCTGAATCTGCAAAGATATCTTTCCTTACTCCAACATCTGAAAGCATGTTG ATGTGCAAGTTCTTTCAACAGCAACGTTGTCGGTTTGGTAGTAATTGCCGCTTATCACATG GAATTGACATCCCACTATCTTCGTTGAAGAAGTATATTCCTACGACATGGGAGCAATCACTGGTGGGTTCCAGTATCTGGGCCTGCTCGGACTCTAAGTCTGGCATCTGGCGGGAAGCTGAGCTAGAATCATGGGATGAGGAACTCAGAATCTGTGAG ATGAGTGATGAAGAAGAGTCTGACATGAGCTATGAGGAATCTGATTCTAGCGACTATGAAAATGACAGCCCGCAAGGGTTGGGATTTTTAGAAAGCACAACCTTGCAGAGAGGCGTCCAGACAGAAACTGCCATTTTTGCCAAGTGGGAGAACCACACGCGAGGTATTGCTTCCAAGATGATGGCAAATATGGGTTACCGTGAAGGAATGGGTTTGGGTGCATCTGGACAGGGAATGCTGGACCCTATTTCTGTGAGGGTTCTTCCACCAAAGCAATCTCTTGATCATGCTGTCAAAACTcttgaaaaggaagaaaataagGAGGCTCGGTTAAAGAAACGTACTAGGGGTGGCAAGAGGAAACGTGATAAGAAGTTAGCAGCAGCAGCTAGGGCTGctgaagaggaagaggaatcAAAAGATGTTTTCTCTCTGATTAACACCCAGCTTGCTATGCACGGACAAATCCTAAACAGCAGCTCGACAAAAAAGCAGCAGAGTAAGGCAAATGGGGAGGCAAAGAAAGAGGACAGGCGAGCTCTGCTTGCTTATGAAGACGAGATAAAGAACTTGAAGTTGCAAATGGAAAAACTGGAAGAAATGGCGAACCGGAACAGGAAAGAGAAGGTGGTATACGAGGCTGCTCTTAGGAAGCTCAATGAAACTCGAAAAGCACTGGCTGATGCTGAGGAGGCTCATGCATCCACATCAAATGCAGTTGctagaaaagagaaagagaagaaatggcTCAAATTTTGA
- the LOC105163504 gene encoding zinc finger CCCH domain-containing protein 18 isoform X1, translated as MADEDEERVVEEQLHFQLNEQKESLAAVLDALSSDPSNPELLSVHVELVQAIKDAEEGLFQLKRARLLREADSVLQASLSSDDVKVEPLDPTDVEAKLLVDESYSVGSKCRFRHTDGRWYNGLIVGLEGSESAKISFLTPTSESMLMCKFFQQQRCRFGSNCRLSHGIDIPLSSLKKYIPTTWEQSLVGSSIWACSDSKSGIWREAELESWDEELRICEVVFRDDGNSAKLGTEAITLSEYAQMSDEEESDMSYEESDSSDYENDSPQGLGFLESTTLQRGVQTETAIFAKWENHTRGIASKMMANMGYREGMGLGASGQGMLDPISVRVLPPKQSLDHAVKTLEKEENKEARLKKRTRGGKRKRDKKLAAAARAAEEEEESKDVFSLINTQLAMHGQILNSSSTKKQQSKANGEAKKEDRRALLAYEDEIKNLKLQMEKLEEMANRNRKEKVVYEAALRKLNETRKALADAEEAHASTSNAVARKEKEKKWLKF; from the exons ATGGCGGATGAAGACGAAGAGAGGGTTGTGGAAGAGCAGCTCCACTTCCAGCTTAACGAACAGAAGGAATCTCTCGCAGCCGTCTTGGATGCCCTCTCCTCCGACCCCTCCAACCCCGAACTTCTTTCT GTTCATGTCGAGCTTGTTCAGGCCATCAAAGATGCTGAGGAGGGGCTTTTTCAGCTGAAAAGAGCAAGGTTGCTACGAGAGGCTGACTCTGTTCTGCAAGCTTCACTGAGTTCTGATGATGTCAAGGTGGAGCCTCTGGATCCAACAGATGTTGAAGCTAAACTGCTGGTGGATGAAAGTTACTCTGTTGGATCAAAATGTAGATTCCGTCATACTGATGGACGGTGGTATAATGGCCTCATTGTTGGGTTGGAAGGTTCTGAATCTGCAAAGATATCTTTCCTTACTCCAACATCTGAAAGCATGTTG ATGTGCAAGTTCTTTCAACAGCAACGTTGTCGGTTTGGTAGTAATTGCCGCTTATCACATG GAATTGACATCCCACTATCTTCGTTGAAGAAGTATATTCCTACGACATGGGAGCAATCACTGGTGGGTTCCAGTATCTGGGCCTGCTCGGACTCTAAGTCTGGCATCTGGCGGGAAGCTGAGCTAGAATCATGGGATGAGGAACTCAGAATCTGTGAGGTAGTTTTTCGAGATGATGGAAATTCAGCAAAGCTGGGAACTGAAGCTATTACTTTGTCTGAATATGCCCAGATGAGTGATGAAGAAGAGTCTGACATGAGCTATGAGGAATCTGATTCTAGCGACTATGAAAATGACAGCCCGCAAGGGTTGGGATTTTTAGAAAGCACAACCTTGCAGAGAGGCGTCCAGACAGAAACTGCCATTTTTGCCAAGTGGGAGAACCACACGCGAGGTATTGCTTCCAAGATGATGGCAAATATGGGTTACCGTGAAGGAATGGGTTTGGGTGCATCTGGACAGGGAATGCTGGACCCTATTTCTGTGAGGGTTCTTCCACCAAAGCAATCTCTTGATCATGCTGTCAAAACTcttgaaaaggaagaaaataagGAGGCTCGGTTAAAGAAACGTACTAGGGGTGGCAAGAGGAAACGTGATAAGAAGTTAGCAGCAGCAGCTAGGGCTGctgaagaggaagaggaatcAAAAGATGTTTTCTCTCTGATTAACACCCAGCTTGCTATGCACGGACAAATCCTAAACAGCAGCTCGACAAAAAAGCAGCAGAGTAAGGCAAATGGGGAGGCAAAGAAAGAGGACAGGCGAGCTCTGCTTGCTTATGAAGACGAGATAAAGAACTTGAAGTTGCAAATGGAAAAACTGGAAGAAATGGCGAACCGGAACAGGAAAGAGAAGGTGGTATACGAGGCTGCTCTTAGGAAGCTCAATGAAACTCGAAAAGCACTGGCTGATGCTGAGGAGGCTCATGCATCCACATCAAATGCAGTTGctagaaaagagaaagagaagaaatggcTCAAATTTTGA
- the LOC105163702 gene encoding uncharacterized protein LOC105163702 — translation MSSSCCFCRRPVNLNPVKFVISPKRMELMRPKRAGVRASTVESHGSSNFVHRMERAWLISQQPSPVACSSCDSKGHVECKWCTGTGFFILGDNMLCQVPSRNTTCVICAGKGSACCSDCKGTGYRAKWLGEPPVPK, via the exons ATGTCGAGTAGTTGTTGTTTTTGTCGTAGACCTGTTAACTTAAATCCGGTGAAATTTGTGATATCGCCGAAAAGGATGGAATTGATGAGGCCGAAGAGGGCTGGTGTAAGGGCTTCGACGGTGGAGTCTCATGGGAGCTCGAATTTCGTCCACCGCATGGAGCGTGCGTGGTTGATTTCTCAG CAACCAAGTCCTGTTGCTTGTTCGTCATGCGACTCAAAGGGGCACGTTGAATGCAAATGGTGCACCGGAACTGGTTTCTTCATTCTTGGTGATAACATGTTGTGCCAAGTCCCTTCCAGAAACACTACTTGTGTTATTTGTGCAGGAAAG GGTTCTGCATGCTGTTCAGACTGCAAGGGAACCGGTTATCGTGCAAAGTGGCTGGGAGAGCCTCCCGTTCCCAAGTAG
- the LOC105163791 gene encoding ER membrane protein complex subunit 4: MDKGKAVMGSGRRWAVEFTDNSTSHSSRDIPDPPGFTRASQEQDDSALSKQKKDAEANWKAQKAWEVAQAPFKNLFMMAFMMWMAGSTVHLFSIGITFSALLQPVNALRGVGKVFEPYKDNKVDLLAPKLVFIALNLVGLGLGIWKLNTLGLLPTHVSDWVSSLPPPQEVEYSGGGIPLH; the protein is encoded by the exons ATGGACAAGGGCAAAGCAGTGATGGGCTCGGGCCGCCGATGGGCAGTCGAGTTCACGGATAATTCAACGTCGCATTCGTCGCGGGATATTCCTGATCCGCCGGGATTCACTCGCGCGTCTCAAGAACAG GATGATTCAGCTCTGAGTAAACAGAAGAAGGACGCTGAAGCGAATTGGAAAGCCCag AAAGCTTGGGAAGTTGCACAAGCACCTTTTAAGAACTTGTTCATGATGGCCTTCATGATGTGGATGGCTGGAAGCACGGTTCATCTATTTAGTATCGGTATAACGTTTTCAGCTCTTCTGCAGCCCGTTAATGCACTTCGAGGGGTTGGGAAAG TTTTCGAGCCTTACAAGGACAACAAAGTGGATCTCCTAGCACCTAAATTAGTCTTCATCGCCCTTAATTTGGTAGGCTTAGGACTCGGCATCTGGAAG CTTAATACTCTGGGCCTGCTTCCAACTCATGTATCAGACTGGGTTTCATCCTTGCCTCCACCACAG GAGGTCGAGTACTCTGGTGGAGGCATTCCACTTCACTAG
- the LOC105163874 gene encoding probable steroid-binding protein 3: MELTPQQLKAHDGTDPSKPIYVAIRGRIYDVTSGKSFYGPGGSYCVFAGKDASRALAKMSKEESDVVPNLDGLTEKEIGVLDDWEKKFQAKYPIVGTVTSD, translated from the coding sequence ATGGAGCTCACTCCCCAGCAGCTGAAAGCCCACGACGGCACAGATCCCTCAAAGCCCATTTACGTAGCCATCAGAGGCCGTATCTACGACGTCACCTCCGGCAAGTCCTTCTACGGCCCCGGCGGATCTTATTGCGTCTTCGCAGGCAAGGATGCTAGCCGCGCCCTAGCCAAGATGAGCAAGGAGGAGAGCGACGTCGTTCCTAACCTTGATGGCCTCACCGAGAAAGAGATCGGCGTCCTTGACGACTGGGAAAAGAAGTTCCAGGCTAAGTACCCGATCGTCGGCACTGTAACTAGTGATTAG